A DNA window from Elusimicrobiota bacterium contains the following coding sequences:
- a CDS encoding methyl-accepting chemotaxis protein, which translates to MNASETPNAPAPQRSRLFGRRIIKPRFQIKFSLAIFALLSLMIGAIWWSGNQFIVHMVDAGLIQKTDAVTHVHTLTHVIIRSVMFTWILAFGVALFYSHLIAGPIYRFGHVLGRMKQGDLTLSVRLRRFDEFQDLAKDFDEVLGVLRQKARGDREFVFDRLSLIEKRLEEMRNPSDPEKIDGILGQIREIKEKPSSFLY; encoded by the coding sequence ATGAACGCTTCCGAAACACCGAACGCCCCCGCCCCGCAACGAAGCCGCTTGTTCGGCCGCCGAATCATCAAGCCTCGGTTTCAAATTAAATTCAGCCTGGCCATTTTCGCCCTGCTGAGTCTGATGATCGGGGCCATCTGGTGGTCGGGGAACCAATTCATCGTTCACATGGTGGACGCCGGTTTGATCCAAAAAACCGACGCCGTGACCCACGTCCATACGTTGACGCACGTGATCATCCGCAGTGTGATGTTCACTTGGATCTTGGCTTTTGGGGTCGCCCTCTTTTATTCCCATTTGATCGCGGGGCCCATTTACCGGTTTGGGCACGTGCTGGGCCGAATGAAACAGGGAGATCTGACGCTCAGCGTCCGGTTGCGGCGGTTCGATGAATTTCAGGATTTGGCGAAGGATTTTGACGAAGTGTTGGGCGTTTTGCGGCAAAAAGCCCGGGGCGATCGGGAATTCGTGTTCGACCGGCTGTCGTTGATTGAAAAGCGGCTGGAGGAAATGAGAAACCCATCGGATCCGGAGAAAATCGACGGGATCCTGGGTCAAATTCGCGAGATCAAGGAAAAACCGTCGTCGTTTCTTTATTGA
- a CDS encoding DUF3108 domain-containing protein, producing MTKGRFQAGLRWGVVLLAAGAVGAGADGPVPSPVPAWRTVENRAFGVGERLVYQVHFGGLSGGTFTQEIVALESVSARLAYRVVFEARTNKMFDHFHRTRDRNESWLDTQSLSSLKYVESIEEGSYRKRAETLVDFSRGKLHHVYKTAKHEGQTSVDVPPFPQDAVSIVYFLRACPLTPGDAFELPTYSGGEVYRSTVRVKAMQRVKVPAGVFQCYHVVPSLDGDEKQKTQIEVWLSTGPERWPVLLKSKLSFGSFTARLSERVPGKPVESTPPPVNKETTTVFP from the coding sequence ATGACGAAGGGGCGATTTCAAGCCGGCTTAAGGTGGGGCGTTGTCCTTCTGGCGGCGGGAGCGGTGGGGGCGGGGGCCGACGGTCCGGTCCCGAGCCCCGTTCCCGCCTGGCGGACCGTGGAAAACCGCGCCTTCGGCGTGGGCGAGCGACTGGTTTACCAAGTCCATTTCGGGGGGCTGTCGGGGGGCACGTTCACCCAGGAAATCGTCGCCCTGGAGTCCGTGTCGGCGCGCCTGGCCTATCGTGTGGTTTTTGAGGCGCGGACGAATAAAATGTTTGATCATTTCCATCGCACCCGGGACCGCAACGAATCTTGGCTGGACACCCAAAGCCTTTCCTCCTTGAAATACGTCGAATCCATCGAAGAAGGGTCCTATCGAAAACGGGCCGAAACGCTGGTGGATTTTTCCCGGGGAAAGCTCCACCACGTTTACAAAACGGCGAAACACGAAGGGCAGACGTCGGTGGACGTTCCCCCCTTTCCGCAGGACGCGGTATCGATCGTTTATTTTTTGCGCGCGTGCCCGTTGACGCCTGGAGACGCGTTCGAGCTTCCCACCTATTCCGGCGGGGAGGTCTATCGGTCGACGGTTCGGGTCAAGGCGATGCAGAGGGTCAAAGTGCCGGCGGGGGTTTTTCAGTGCTACCACGTGGTGCCGTCCCTGGACGGCGACGAAAAACAGAAAACTCAAATCGAGGTTTGGTTGTCCACGGGGCCCGAACGGTGGCCGGTGCTGTTGAAGTCGAAACTTTCGTTCGGCTCCTTTACGGCGCGGTTGTCGGAGCGGGTTCCTGGGAAACCCGTGGAATCCACCCCCCCGCCGGTCAATAAAGAAACGACGACGGTTTTTCCTTGA
- a CDS encoding ABC transporter permease subunit (The N-terminal region of this protein, as described by TIGR01726, is a three transmembrane segment that identifies a subfamily of ABC transporter permease subunits, which specificities that include histidine, arginine, glutamine, glutamate, L-cystine (sic), the opines (in Agrobacterium) octopine and nopaline, etc.), which yields MIPSTLSAADAWERARSTGEIRWGADATGGAPYLYRDPADPGRFLGFEVDILDALARRMNLRPVLVLVPWEELVPALLRDNFDLAFNGLEITEDRRTKIDFSIPYYIFAEQITVRRGDERFSTFESLRGHRVGTLTASLAQTLMERDGRVTPVAYPSPVEIYKDLELGRTDAVLLDVPIAAWYAGPNPKLAAVGDPVGRGLYAGGIRKDSPEFRRRVDEALAALIQDGTLESIYRKWNLWTRDQRGLKDALTSAPSIPERGSVRRYLGLVFRGAGTTILISVLSMALAVGVGFLICLGRLYGGRGLRSLCAVYVEITRGTPLLIQLYVLYYGLPNLGLQLNALVAAVLGVGFNYAAYESEIYRAGLLSVPRGQEEAARSLGLTTWQTLRHVILPQAVRTVLPPSTNDFIALFKDTSLVSIITVMELTRAYSQAATATFRFLELGLLTAGLYLMMSLPLSYLSRRLEAQRRVVH from the coding sequence CTGATCCCCTCCACCCTTTCCGCCGCCGACGCCTGGGAACGGGCCCGGAGCACCGGCGAAATTCGATGGGGAGCGGACGCCACCGGCGGGGCGCCCTACCTTTATCGCGATCCGGCCGATCCCGGGCGGTTTTTGGGGTTTGAGGTCGACATCCTGGACGCCCTGGCCCGGCGGATGAACCTGCGGCCCGTCCTGGTTCTCGTCCCTTGGGAAGAGCTGGTTCCCGCCCTCCTGCGCGACAATTTTGACCTCGCCTTCAACGGTCTGGAAATCACCGAAGACCGCCGGACCAAAATCGATTTTTCCATCCCCTATTACATTTTCGCCGAGCAAATCACCGTTCGCCGTGGGGACGAGCGGTTTTCCACCTTCGAAAGTTTGCGGGGCCATCGGGTGGGAACGTTGACGGCGTCCCTGGCGCAGACCCTCATGGAACGGGATGGGCGCGTAACCCCCGTGGCGTACCCGTCGCCGGTGGAGATCTACAAAGATTTGGAATTGGGCCGCACGGACGCCGTTCTTTTGGACGTGCCCATCGCGGCCTGGTACGCGGGCCCCAACCCGAAACTGGCCGCCGTCGGCGATCCCGTGGGCCGCGGCCTCTACGCGGGGGGGATCCGGAAGGATTCGCCCGAGTTTCGGCGGCGCGTGGACGAGGCCCTGGCGGCCCTCATCCAAGACGGCACGCTGGAATCGATTTACCGCAAATGGAACCTGTGGACGCGGGACCAAAGGGGATTGAAGGACGCCCTGACCTCGGCGCCTTCCATCCCCGAACGGGGATCGGTCCGACGGTATTTGGGGCTCGTTTTTCGGGGGGCGGGGACGACGATTTTGATTTCCGTCCTTTCGATGGCGCTGGCCGTCGGCGTGGGATTCCTTATTTGCCTGGGCCGCCTGTACGGCGGCCGAGGACTGCGGTCCCTCTGCGCGGTATACGTGGAAATCACCCGGGGGACGCCGCTGCTCATCCAGCTCTACGTGCTTTACTACGGGCTGCCGAACCTGGGTTTGCAGTTGAACGCCCTGGTGGCGGCGGTGTTGGGCGTCGGGTTCAATTACGCCGCCTACGAGTCCGAGATTTACCGGGCGGGCCTTTTGTCCGTTCCCCGGGGCCAGGAGGAGGCGGCCCGTTCCCTGGGTTTGACGACCTGGCAGACCCTTCGCCACGTGATCCTGCCCCAGGCCGTTCGAACCGTTCTTCCACCGTCGACGAACGATTTTATCGCCCTCTTTAAAGACACCTCCCTCGTATCCATCATCACGGTGATGGAGCTCACCCGCGCCTATTCCCAAGCGGCCACGGCGACCTTTCGGTTTCTGGAGCTGGGGTTGCTCACCGCAGGGCTTTACTTGATGATGAGCCTGCCGCTCTCGTATTTGTCCCGTCGACTGGAGGCCCAACGTCGTGTTGTGCATTGA
- a CDS encoding amino acid ABC transporter ATP-binding protein, producing the protein MLCIDVQHLSKSFGDHTVIKDLSLRVEEGEVVVVQGPSGVGKSTFLRCLTYLEPFQHGTVRVGDIEIRAGIDEKHHHDLIRRLREQMGFVFQFFNLFPHLTVLQNLALAPVRVQGRPLGEVEKESMALLERVGLGGKAKAYPDSLSGGQKQRVGIARALAMRPRAVLFDEPTSSLDPEMKEDVVEVMAGFARDGLTMLIVTHEPAVVNRIATRILRFGPGGKVEEDRPGLARR; encoded by the coding sequence GTGTTGTGCATTGACGTTCAACATCTTTCGAAGTCCTTCGGCGATCACACGGTGATCAAGGACCTCTCTCTGCGCGTGGAGGAGGGGGAAGTGGTGGTCGTTCAAGGCCCGTCGGGGGTGGGGAAGAGCACTTTCCTCCGTTGTTTGACCTATCTTGAGCCTTTTCAGCACGGCACGGTGCGGGTGGGGGACATCGAAATTCGGGCCGGCATCGACGAAAAGCATCACCACGATTTGATTCGGCGTTTGCGGGAACAAATGGGCTTTGTGTTTCAGTTTTTCAATCTCTTCCCGCACCTGACCGTTCTTCAAAACCTGGCCCTGGCGCCGGTTCGTGTCCAGGGCCGGCCGCTCGGGGAGGTCGAAAAGGAATCCATGGCCCTTTTGGAGCGCGTGGGGCTTGGCGGAAAGGCGAAGGCTTACCCGGATTCGCTTTCGGGAGGTCAAAAACAGCGCGTGGGCATCGCCCGCGCCTTGGCCATGCGCCCCCGGGCCGTTCTTTTCGACGAGCCGACCTCCAGCCTCGACCCGGAGATGAAGGAAGACGTCGTGGAAGTGATGGCCGGTTTCGCCCGGGATGGCCTGACGATGTTGATTGTCACCCACGAACCCGCCGTGGTGAACCGAATTGCCACCCGGATTCTTCGGTTCGGCCCGGGGGGGAAGGTGGAGGAGGATCGTCCCGGACTGGCCCGCCGTTGA
- a CDS encoding LysR family transcriptional regulator has protein sequence MELQHLRSFLAVARGGGYAKAAEALHRTQPAVTAAVQSLEKELRRPLLERRGRRAVLSPAGRALLAEAGPLLDQWEKVSDRLTERLEGDFRGELRIGAGESATLYVLPALLGAFQRKHPHVRLVIHHQRADETLRMIRSGELDFGVRPLTTVPEWADYRPLRSYKRLVVCAPKHPFGRHRGPVTLKQMAEHPILFPGSQSITRILMEGALSRAGLAYRVGLEAGGWEAIKTYAAAGLGVAVVPDICLRPADRRRLAVRDASPLFGHDAQGIVTRRGAQFSRSAQAVLLALDPEFPFQEKPRGEIRLKGAFK, from the coding sequence GTGGAACTTCAACACCTCCGATCCTTTCTGGCCGTGGCCCGCGGCGGCGGCTACGCCAAGGCCGCCGAGGCCCTGCATCGAACCCAGCCGGCCGTGACGGCGGCGGTCCAGTCGCTGGAAAAGGAACTTCGCCGACCCCTGCTGGAACGACGGGGCCGCCGAGCGGTTCTGAGCCCGGCGGGTCGCGCTCTTCTGGCCGAAGCCGGCCCGTTGCTGGACCAATGGGAAAAAGTCTCCGACCGTTTGACCGAGCGACTGGAGGGGGACTTTCGGGGGGAATTGCGCATCGGGGCCGGGGAATCCGCCACGCTCTACGTTCTTCCCGCCCTCCTGGGCGCCTTTCAACGAAAACATCCCCACGTCCGCCTGGTCATTCATCACCAACGGGCCGACGAAACCCTTCGCATGATCCGGTCGGGGGAGCTGGATTTCGGCGTCCGCCCCCTCACCACGGTGCCCGAATGGGCCGATTACCGCCCCCTTCGCTCCTACAAGCGCCTTGTCGTGTGCGCTCCGAAGCACCCCTTCGGCCGCCACCGGGGCCCCGTGACTTTGAAACAAATGGCCGAGCATCCGATCCTTTTTCCCGGCTCCCAGTCCATCACCCGAATCCTGATGGAAGGGGCCCTAAGCCGCGCGGGGCTGGCCTACCGCGTGGGTTTGGAGGCCGGGGGGTGGGAAGCGATCAAAACCTACGCCGCGGCGGGGCTCGGCGTCGCCGTCGTCCCCGACATCTGCCTCCGCCCGGCGGATCGGCGGCGGCTCGCCGTCCGGGACGCCAGCCCGCTTTTCGGCCACGACGCCCAGGGCATTGTAACCCGCCGAGGGGCCCAGTTCTCCCGGTCCGCCCAGGCCGTTTTACTGGCCCTGGACCCTGAATTCCCTTTCCAAGAGAAACCGAGGGGGGAAATTCGGCTAAAAGGAGCCTTCAAGTGA